A single region of the Peptostreptococcaceae bacterium genome encodes:
- a CDS encoding proline reductase, which yields MGIGPSTKETSLHHFRDPLLDVVSRDTDIDLQGVLVLGTPQGNAEKLLVGTRAAAWVEAMRTDGVIISLDGWGNSHVDFANTIEQIGKRGIPVVGMSFVGTAATFVVKNEYMDTIVDFNKSKEGIETEVVGENTVNERDAKKALALLKLKMNKLQKRK from the coding sequence ATGGGTATAGGACCATCTACAAAAGAAACGTCTTTGCACCATTTTAGAGATCCTCTTCTCGATGTGGTATCAAGGGATACTGACATCGATTTACAGGGAGTGCTTGTATTGGGCACACCCCAAGGAAATGCCGAAAAGCTGCTTGTTGGAACAAGAGCGGCCGCATGGGTTGAAGCCATGCGAACGGACGGAGTCATTATATCTCTTGATGGATGGGGCAACTCTCATGTGGATTTTGCAAATACCATTGAGCAGATTGGCAAGAGAGGTATTCCAGTAGTCGGAATGAGTTTTGTAGGAACAGCAGCAACATTTGTAGTAAAGAATGAGTATATGGACACGATAGTTGATTTCAATAAATCAAAGGAAGGTATCGAAACAGAGGTTGTAGGGGAAAATACTGTGAACGAGAGAGATGCCAAAAAAGCCTTGGCTTTGCTGAAACTCAAAATGAACAAGCTTCAAAAAAGAAAATAG
- a CDS encoding proline racemase has product MQITRTINAVDSHTMGEPTRIVIGGIPSIPGKTMPEKKAYLENNLDYLRTGIMLEPRGHNDMFGSIITAPISEEADLGIIFMDGGGYLNMCGHGTIGAMTVALETGMIPMVEPITKVVLEAPAGLVRGDVAVKNGKVQEVSFKNVPSFLYKQDVEIEVPEIGKVTLDIAFGGSFFAIVSAKKLGIEVKPENVQKLNELGMKIRDIVNNTVKVQHPELPHINTVDLVEIYDDPTHPDATYKNVVIFGQGQVDRSPCGTGTSAKLATLYAKGMLKEGELFVYESILGTLFKGRIVGKAKVGDIDAIIPEITGSAYITGFNQFVFDDADPVKYGFILK; this is encoded by the coding sequence ATGCAAATTACAAGAACAATAAATGCAGTTGATTCTCATACAATGGGAGAGCCTACAAGAATAGTTATAGGAGGAATTCCATCGATTCCAGGCAAAACAATGCCGGAAAAAAAAGCTTATCTGGAAAATAATCTTGATTATTTGAGAACAGGTATCATGCTTGAACCAAGAGGACACAACGATATGTTCGGATCAATCATAACAGCGCCGATTTCAGAAGAGGCGGATCTCGGAATAATCTTTATGGATGGCGGAGGCTATTTGAATATGTGCGGCCATGGAACGATAGGCGCAATGACTGTTGCTTTAGAGACAGGAATGATTCCGATGGTTGAACCTATTACTAAAGTAGTGCTCGAAGCTCCTGCGGGTCTCGTAAGAGGAGATGTTGCAGTTAAAAATGGAAAGGTTCAGGAAGTTTCATTTAAAAACGTTCCTTCTTTCCTATATAAACAAGATGTTGAAATCGAAGTGCCTGAAATAGGCAAGGTGACGTTAGACATTGCATTTGGCGGAAGCTTCTTTGCAATCGTCAGCGCCAAGAAGCTTGGAATAGAGGTTAAGCCTGAAAATGTACAAAAGCTTAACGAACTTGGAATGAAAATTAGAGATATAGTCAACAATACTGTAAAGGTGCAGCATCCCGAATTACCTCATATCAATACGGTTGACTTGGTAGAAATTTACGATGATCCCACCCATCCGGATGCAACATACAAAAACGTAGTAATATTCGGTCAGGGACAGGTTGACCGGTCACCGTGCGGTACGGGAACATCGGCCAAATTGGCTACGCTCTACGCAAAAGGAATGTTAAAAGAAGGAGAGCTTTTCGTATATGAAAGCATCCTTGGAACCCTTTTCAAGGGTAGAATTGTCGGCAAAGCGAAAGTAGGGGACATAGATGCTATTATTCCCGAAATCACTGGCTCAGCCTATATTACAGGATTCAATCAATTCGTATTTGATGATGCGGACCCTGTGAAATATGGATTTATTCTTAAATAA
- a CDS encoding sulfite exporter TauE/SafE family protein, with protein MVQAILGVLGVMTLGFGAIFVKDFAAHKDELEDNSWGVTAGIGFVANFFDTLGIGSFAPTTAMLKFFKQTKDRIIPGTLNVGCTIPVVLEAFIFIAVIDVEIITLVSMLASATAGAFLGAGIVAKFDERKVQLVMGFALLATAFLMTSGQMGWTASLGTGEAIGLTGGKLIFAIVANFVLGALMTAGVGLYAPCMALVYMLGMSPRVAFPIMMGSCAFLMPVASIKFIKEAAYDRKASMAMTLAGAVGVFIAAFIVKSLPLNILSWLVIGVVLYTSITMLRSAAKNKKTEKSAA; from the coding sequence ATGGTACAAGCGATTTTAGGTGTTTTAGGTGTAATGACTTTAGGGTTTGGTGCAATCTTTGTAAAAGATTTTGCGGCTCACAAGGACGAGTTGGAAGATAACTCATGGGGTGTAACGGCAGGTATAGGATTTGTTGCAAACTTTTTCGACACATTGGGAATAGGATCATTTGCCCCTACAACTGCAATGCTCAAGTTTTTCAAGCAAACGAAGGATAGAATAATTCCGGGAACGCTAAATGTTGGATGTACTATCCCAGTAGTTCTTGAAGCATTCATTTTTATTGCAGTAATTGATGTTGAAATAATAACTTTAGTTAGTATGCTTGCATCCGCAACTGCAGGGGCTTTTCTTGGAGCTGGAATTGTCGCAAAATTTGACGAAAGAAAAGTTCAATTGGTTATGGGATTTGCACTTCTTGCAACTGCCTTCCTTATGACATCAGGTCAAATGGGATGGACTGCTTCACTTGGAACCGGCGAAGCAATCGGCCTTACTGGTGGAAAATTAATCTTTGCAATAGTAGCAAACTTCGTTTTGGGAGCACTCATGACTGCAGGCGTTGGTCTCTATGCTCCTTGTATGGCTCTCGTATATATGCTTGGTATGAGCCCAAGAGTCGCTTTCCCGATAATGATGGGTTCATGCGCATTCTTGATGCCGGTAGCTTCAATCAAGTTCATTAAAGAAGCAGCTTATGACAGAAAAGCTTCAATGGCTATGACTCTTGCAGGAGCAGTTGGAGTATTCATTGCTGCATTTATAGTTAAGTCGCTTCCCTTGAACATTCTTTCATGGTTGGTTATTGGTGTAGTTCTTTATACATCAATCACAATGCTTAGATCCGCAGCAAAAAACAAAAAAACGGAGAAGAGCGCAGCATAA
- a CDS encoding pseudouridine-5'-phosphate glycosidase has product MNNEIMVIGGINADITGFSNESMIMNDSNPGNIEISADLTEFSRTDVAVVSAGVKSILDIGLTLEYLETQGVPVATFGTDEFPAFYSRKSGFRGSCNISEFGEAAAMMKAKWDLDLSGGMIIACPVPEIYEIPSGIMESTIEEALKSAEKAGIKGKELTPYLLSEIKNLTGGESLETNRRLVFENARIGAGIAVAYAKL; this is encoded by the coding sequence ATGAACAATGAGATTATGGTTATTGGAGGTATAAATGCCGACATAACCGGATTTTCAAACGAATCGATGATTATGAATGATTCGAATCCTGGGAATATTGAGATTTCTGCCGACCTCACGGAGTTTTCGCGCACAGATGTGGCTGTTGTTAGCGCAGGTGTGAAGTCAATACTAGACATTGGACTGACGCTGGAATATCTTGAAACACAAGGAGTTCCGGTTGCAACCTTCGGAACGGATGAATTTCCGGCTTTTTATTCTAGAAAAAGCGGATTCAGGGGCAGCTGCAACATTTCCGAATTCGGAGAAGCGGCAGCAATGATGAAGGCAAAATGGGATTTAGATCTCTCTGGCGGGATGATAATCGCTTGTCCGGTGCCGGAAATCTACGAAATTCCTTCTGGAATCATGGAATCTACAATAGAAGAGGCGCTGAAATCCGCAGAAAAGGCGGGCATAAAAGGGAAAGAACTTACCCCATATTTGCTTTCGGAAATAAAGAATCTGACAGGGGGAGAAAGCCTTGAAACAAATAGGCGTCTTGTATTTGAAAATGCGCGCATAGGAGCTGGAATAGCTGTTGCATATGCAAAATTATAA
- the prdD gene encoding proline reductase cluster protein PrdD: MEKDMRRLVIRTFHVDRVVFSDSTGYREHTLSIDKNMTNKLDIDKDIIDNISINIIEPGDHDRHVNCIMDILPISTKVLGVLGEGITHTMTGVYVMLNGAEKNGRQMSNFGSSDGMLSEQLMLDRAGTPGKNDIIIQFDVLIREGTEFGRKLPLAIHALCDNFVQEIREKIKRLDIKQADEKHEFHDIIREDKKKVVIIKQIGGQGAMHDNQLFPFEPSGFEGGFSNIDMLNMPMILSPNEYRDGAIRAMT; the protein is encoded by the coding sequence ATGGAAAAAGATATGAGAAGGTTGGTAATCCGGACCTTTCATGTAGATCGGGTTGTTTTTTCAGACTCGACGGGATATAGGGAACATACGCTCTCAATTGACAAAAACATGACAAACAAACTGGACATTGACAAGGACATAATCGACAATATTTCGATCAATATAATCGAACCTGGAGACCATGACAGACATGTCAATTGCATAATGGACATACTGCCGATTTCCACAAAGGTATTGGGAGTATTGGGAGAAGGAATTACCCATACAATGACAGGGGTTTATGTAATGCTTAACGGGGCGGAAAAAAATGGCCGACAAATGTCGAACTTCGGATCTTCCGACGGCATGCTATCGGAGCAGCTTATGCTTGATAGAGCGGGGACTCCGGGCAAGAACGATATTATAATACAATTCGATGTACTTATTAGGGAAGGAACCGAATTCGGCAGAAAATTGCCATTGGCGATTCATGCGCTTTGCGACAACTTCGTACAGGAAATAAGGGAAAAGATTAAAAGACTGGATATAAAACAGGCTGATGAGAAACACGAGTTTCACGACATAATTAGAGAAGATAAAAAAAAGGTTGTCATCATTAAACAGATTGGTGGACAGGGAGCAATGCACGACAATCAGTTGTTTCCATTTGAACCATCAGGTTTTGAAGGCGGGTTTTCAAATATAGACATGCTTAACATGCCTATGATATTGTCCCCAAACGAATATAGGGACGGGGCTATAAGGGCAATGACCTAG